Genomic segment of Perca flavescens isolate YP-PL-M2 chromosome 7, PFLA_1.0, whole genome shotgun sequence:
TCattgaaaatctgcttagaaatataggaaatattggacaggatagaacaacacaatgtcattttgctaaataaaacattcattattaatttcacttgttttcattttgaaaaaaaaatctatatctgaatacaatacaattattGTATAGGCTCAGTCttccacttaaaaaaataaataaaataaaaatgaaaaaacattccagtgctggttccatggtatcagaattttggatagtcgTCATTGAAACACtgattggtcatgtgacaagggccgAAGactggcagaacaggcagccaagtgacagtactctgatccaatggaaatcacagcTGTCAcgttgacagcactctagcccaatggattggTGGGGGAGAGAATCATTTTTCAGAGGGGGTGGGGGACACCCAGTGCCCACCTTTTAACCCCGCCCCTGTTTACTCAGCTTGTTTCTCTGATCACTTAAGATCCAGACTAAAATCCTTCAGCAGGTTAAAATAAAtcagctggagctgctccccccgcgacccgacaccggataagcggatgaagatggatggatggattaaaaACGACCAAAAAGTGTATCATAAAAATGTGTCTTAAatgggattaaaaaaaaaaagttcatttatGCTTCTGGCAGACAACCGCAACGCGCACGCATGCACAAAGGCGATATGACGCAATTCACAGGCGACCAATTGCAACGGACCATTACCttgaataaaattacagatttctcCGGGTTTAAAagttgttggaaacatttgggattgTGCAAGaaaacaactcaacaaaatatatattttcttgaCATTTAAATGGGGAAAAGTTCCGTATTATACAGGTCAACGATTTTGAAACCTTCTGACTTGCATTAGACTAATAATCTAATGGCAAAATTAAAACTAACCTGGCACTACGGACcagtaaaaaatataatatctcTGTGAAACTGTCCACAGGTCTTAAGTGTATGGTAGGCCTgttacaaatattacataacTGTCTAATCGCAATTGTTTTACGTAATCGCCGTGTCTTTGTTTAACCCGCAAAAAATTGCTACCATTAGCTAAGGTCATAAggggtatgactgttgatggtaattgtcaattttatgtgtaagtaaaaaaataaaaaaatcgaCTTGCCCTTGTCAATTTTTACTGGCCCCTATACAATTAATTTGTTCTTCTGAGGAAAAACTTcccaaaaaaaagtttgaagatAACAAGTAAAACAaagctttggaaaaaaaaaaaataaaaaaaaaaaattatatatatatatatatatatatatatatatataaaaaaggtaaaactttaaaaaaaaaagcacaaaaacataaaaaaattcagaaaataaaaagtcaagcatcaaaagtttaaaaacaatgtcgaaaaaaacgTCAGAAGCATCAAGCGCCAGCTCAATTCTGGATTGGCAAACGGCACATTCAAAATCAAATCATCAACAAGCGTTCTCTGCCAGGGCAAGAAAACCATAATCATCATTTCTGATACGGTGATGCCCGAAAGGGGCAAGTAGGTTGTAAGATTTACTTGCCCGACGTGGCGTTTTACTTGCCCCGGGCCATCCCTTATTGATGAGCCctgcataaataaatatttttaaaatgtgactgAAGGAGACAATTATTAtcgttaatcgcaattatttcggAAACAATTgattgtacagcaacatttggaatgGTTACAGCTCTAGTGTACGGCATGCTCAAATGCTTTCCCGCTGCGTTAGCCGCGTACCCGGCCGTAGGTTTACTGACCTGCAGCCTTCAGGTCCATCCCTTCCAGGTCTTTGGTGAGTTCACTGGTGCTGGCCGCTGCCTCTCCCTTCCCGGCGATGTCGGGCACTGCGTTCCTGCGGCCTGTGCGATCACAGTTGATGAAGTCTGAGTACGACGTCTCCACGTCCATCATCTGTCCATGACCAGCGCTCTCATTACACCTGtcaagagggagggggggggggaagagatgTCAGACGGCTGCGGAGGTGTCGCGAGAAGCAGATAAATCACGCTGCTGTCTGTCTCCCTTCAGTGGTCCGCGGGGGCCGTGGGAGGACGCATCACTGTGTGCTGTGAATTTCTACCGTTTCCATTGTGACACGCAGGAATACAGGCTAAATATCACACAGTTTCCTCTAGGAGGAAACTAGGGACGAACAATGCAGAGTGAGAGAAAGGCAGATagggggggaggtggggggggtgcCCCTTCAAATGCATTTCCAGCACCTGAAAGGCCGACAGCAGCTGGGTGAGTATGAATATAAACAAGAATGAAGGTGTTAATAATTCTTATTTCTGCACAGTGATTGATGGCACTACAGACAGACCTGATAATAGGTTGTCCTGAATACATcaggaaaaactaaaaaaggcAGACCCAATATCTCACGGCTCTCGTATAGAGATGTTCCGgcaccgataccagtatcggaaaagcctccatgctggtatcggtatcaaaaagtactggagtttacgCACTGATCGGATACCACGTAATTTAGCCccaaagaaaatctactttaaaagtAGTtgatttatgttcttttttccGTTAAGACTGACTTTGTTCacgtttcacaaagagtttaacctgagccaggccatACGGCAATGatagcaatcatatcacatccatacagtatatcatacaGGGTTAGTAGTActcagctgttaaaacataatacaatGTATGCCACGCTGGTATGGGATTGGTACTCAGTATCGGCCGATaaacaagttcaggtatcggaatcggtttacaagcaaaaaatggtattgaaccATCTCTGCTCTATAATGGTTGTCTAGTCAATTTCTCTGTCCTAAAGGTATTGACACAGCAAGGATTAAGATAAAAAAGGAGACGGGGGCTGTAAAGAGTCCTGATCAatatggagagagcaaaagagctTTGAAACCGTTCAAAGGGACAAGCAGAGGCGCGGGCAGAAAGAACTCCGGCTAAATAAGCTCCCATTAGCCATTCATTccttttctgtttcctgttctcAGTCCATATTTAAACTAGGTCATGGATCCTGCCAACCACTAAAACACTATACAGCTGGTAAGTCCTCGGAGAGAAGAGGACACAGAATAAGACTGCTCCAGAAAAGAAAGAATagaaaagattttaaaaaagtaGGAGGAAGTCGTCCTCTGATGCaaacaaaaaggagaaagaaaactaGAGACGCTGTAGACAGATGTCTCTCTGCTACAGCTTCAGTCCCCGAacaacagtggtggaagaagtattcagatccttcactcaagtaaaagtactaatgccacaccgtaaaaaaaaaaaaaaaaaaaaaaaatactcaatacaagtaaaagtcctccattgaaattgaatttcaaAGTTGTGATGaactgaaatgtagcggagtaaaagtacaaagtggcctgaaaagaaaagactcaagtaaagtacaagtaactCAAATTTTACTACAgtattgagtaaatgtactttgtgacattccaccactgctgaacATCCAGCACACATAGACCATCTGCACCATAACTGACTACATTACAGGCTGCACACcacacatcccccccccccaataaaGCGTGTAACACGGCGGAACAGCTGAGCGGCTTAAGCTACCGATCTTTAAGAAACACGAGCGGGGTTGGAAGTCTCGAAAGGGAAACAAGagaaagaatgagagagaggaaTACAAACAAGCTGGCAGACACAGTCCTGACACGCTGACCCAGGGTCAGTCTGTTCCCAAACGCTTTGGCTCACATTCTTTTAGtatcattcaaaaaaaaaaaaaaaaaaaaaaaaaaaaaaaaaaaaaaggtcccacGATTGTTTTCTGTGTACGAGCGCCATGCCAAACAGGAAGCAAACCCAGGGTCGATCCCGGAGGAGTTAGGAGCCACACACAGACGTAGGCGACGCTGGGAATGTGAAATTTGCAGACAAGGCCGAACTTTAAGCCCCTGTTGGTTGGAGCGGTACCTCAGGAAATGTCACTGAGCTCTGGGCCGCTGGCATTTCCCTGAGTGCATCTACTAAAACACAAGAGCCACTCTGTTATACCGACGGGAGACGGTGCTGTGAGCCTCTGATGGATTCTTATCTAGATAGAAAGTACAGTCATCGGCGAAGCAAATCACCGTGGGAGGCCAGCGCCTCACGGGTTCATAGTTACACCTACAGTACTAGCTTTTCTCCTCAACCTTTAGTTCCAACATCTGAGGCTTTTACTGACTCACTCACTGCTGAAAAATTTATGGGAAAATATCCAATTGCAATTTCTGTGACCAATTTCGCGATTGTGATGATTAAAGTTTTGGTCCGGGCCAGTGTTTGTGGTCTGCGCGGTATTAGAACAAGATATGAAAAGATATTCATAACCCCATATTTAGGTTGttagtagtctggatcaacggcaGTTCATTTCCAGGACAATTGCCGGACGTCCCTCGccgtgcaaaactcaaactagcAATCTTCACTCTGAAAATGGTTTGTTTTAAAGcaaatttggatggtgcaacaaggccgGCCTGCTTGGTTTTTTCGgaggaatgattgtaaagatttacatagaatatgtttacgacatttcctctctaaccgggatgttttgggaccgattggtgggattgctgtggacgaagtacacacggcgataccaTGTAAGaataaatgaggtttaaccatgtatccagctaatttaaatatcacacgTTACTggattgtgtgaacagttaactttatttaacatcGTATGTGGCGGTTTCTTTCGCGGGGTGGAAATgtcccaccaaaacaagttccttcccgagactattttgcagagccactgttGCGGTGTCCAGGAGCTTAGGGTTTTGAGTTTGCTTTTGAATGTGAGCACAGTTGTGTTGGGCCAAAAGGCAGGCCACGCTCGATAGTTTGCAACGGAGACGTAAGAAGTACAAAGAAGTAAGAAGTACAAGTGTAAGGTGGGACACTACCAAGTAAATGTTACAGTCAGGTCAGTATGCCCATCTCTTGTTGCTTCATGGGCTTGCTTTTGCCATTATATGCTTTCAGCTGATTTTTGGAGCACAGTACCTTTGAGGTCATTCTGGAGAATATGCTAGACAGtattattattgcaacaatccaaaacGATGACCaataaacatttgcatataGCAAGCACATTTGTCCgctcccatgttgataagagcattgaAAACCTGAGCTTGAAAAACATCCATTTTTAAGTACATTGGCTTACAACAGATACAAAATTGTGATTCATTTCCGATTAATCGCGATTTAACTATGGACAGTCATGCGATTCATCAAGATTAAATATGTTAATCgactgacagccctaatatgaaaaaaaacatttagcctTATTAACAGTCAATGCATTTCCTACTTTGACTGAAATactattaaaacaaacaaccaGCACCATCTGTGCATCGATGTGTGCAGCAATTAGCTCGTCTGTGTTGCGTTTGTCTTTTTCTACTCCACTGGCCCAGTGGTTACGTGCCTTATGGCAGCTCCCTCTAATTGCCAGTTGTTGGTTTAATTAGTCGGCTTGCCTGCACATGTGGATCAAACCCTACCCTGAGATCATTAGCAGGTTTCCATGgagggatgatgatgatgatgatgatgatgatctgcCTCCTGCTCTCGTCTGGCTGGTCTCAGCTGGTAGAGGCAGTTTAATGGCGTCGCATTTTAAAAATCACTTTATCCCCCCGATATCCACAAAGCACACAGCGATGATGAACTTTTTTTGTAGTGCTGGCTGACGGACTGAAGCAGCGCAGGGTGTTTTCTGATGTTCACCTGCTGAGATTTGTATAATGCAAATGAGCATGTAAAGTGACCTGAAGGCTGTGTAGGGTCTGTATAAGACACTGATGGCCTTCTGTTTGACTGAACTAACTGCAGCTCTTGTTTACGGAGTATAATCATGCACTCCAATCTAGGGTTGCAACAAGCGATTATACTCCTTTTATTAATCTAATGTCAACACATTGTTTAGTCTATACGATAAAAtgccttgttttgtccaaccaacaatCCCAAACTTTAGAATGTATTCATTTCACAATGGTTTAAAACAGACAACAGCAAAAACCATCACATTTGAGAAGTTGGAGCCCGCAAATGTTCTCAAATGATTATTGGATTCTCTGATATGCTGCCAATTTAACCCTACATTCTTAAATGGATGACATGCATAGGGCTGGGTGCCAAATTCAACACTTTTGAggccgaattgcctctaaagtatcgagtatcaaaaaaaaatgcctcgtcattcaatacccaaggggtaaatctcatcagcgtcagtgagccaatcagcatgcttctaccaagatataataatgctgctgattggctgtctgacATTACATATCGTAGAGagacgcaggaaaaactctacgttacacagagacggagctcacgtagtaggagctgaaacataaataaaaagatcTGTGCCGCAATGTGTAATGTtgaaatttctttttgttaaaatggattttataaaattggtatcgaaaaaagtatcatttaggaaccggtattgaAGTCATGGTTTTGGTATCAGTATTGAAAGGTTTTGAACGATACTCAGCCCTAGACATACATATACGTCCTCTTAAAAGGCATATTGTATGTGTAATGTATTTGACCGATTACACGGATGTGACGCCAGCCTCGCATCATTCACAGCTTTCTTCCTGAAATCTCCACATCGTCCTTACACCACATTCCAGAAATGATGACttacccctattttccaccgggTGCGTCTGCGCTGCGTTCCGGAGGCATTCGCGAACCCCCACGAGCAATCGCAGCCATTCAAGTCAACGTTTGATCTTCCACCAGCCGAGCCGCGGCGCGTCCCACAAGAGTGCGTGGAGCGGCTCTACGCTCCGCTAAAGATACGTGCCAGGTCTGTTTTCACGTGAGCCGCGGGGCATTCGGACCaccgggcaggaagtgaaacggTGAGAGTATCCACTCAATTAACCAAAagacacttctagagacaactAAATCTGCAAGTCGGGCAGCAGGACGCGCCGCTTCCgagacgctcccggtgtggtacGGCGCGcggcggaggacggaacaaaaaccggaacgcagcacagacgcgCCCCGGTGGAAAATCAGGGTTACAGCTCTCCTTTAAGTGTGTGTCCTAGTTAAATAAGAAGGGACTCTTTATGTGAAAAGGCCACGGTGTGTGTATACAGAGGGAAACTCGACACAGCTGCAGCTGGAAACACTAGCACAAGGTAAATGTCACAGGTGTGTATTTTCACTCGAGACAATAACAACTCAATCCTCAAAAGGGAAATGGCTGCAGCTCCGCTCGTGAGCTGAACTGGTCTTCGCCTCGCTCGCTttacccccctccctccctccgccTTCCTGCCCCGCACTGTATGTGTGGAGCGTTTCCAATCTGGGGATTCTCTCTACAAACGTTATTCAAATTCTGGCAACTCCTCTATTCGGAGTTGTCATACGGACACAAAAAAAGCACCTCATTGTGAACGAAACAGCTGTACATCCACAGTACGTGTCCACGACAGGTCTGAACATGAACAGTGGCCACACTGGGCGAGGGGACATGTAACGGGAGAGGTTTTAGCGTGTAGATATTCGGAACAAAAACCTCTGAGATTACAGGGGGAATATGAGTCAGCAGAGCCACTTACACTGGACCCATTAGAGAGGCAGGCTCACTGGTATTCTGCAGGAGCCTTTTAAGCCCGATATGTGTGTAATAAACTCACATTATCTGCAATAACCCACACAAAGACTGGCTTCTTTGCTGATTTGGACGCCcattagggccgtctacaagtCTGTTAAGTAATTCTGCTGCATTTATTGACAAGACAGAAAGCCTCCATGCTTCTCGAAGATACTCAACTTTTCcattgggctttttttttttttaaaccctgaTTACTTAACTGACAGCCTTTAATACTCCTTTCCCACTGGCCATAAGAACACACTGTCTGacgtttcagtgttaaaactgataaaataattgctgtctgcGGTTCTATATGGGCTATGGcaataatttagaaaaataatagctcgctgcaacatatggaaaagaaaaaaaagctatgaactagttcatttttggaactgtgaacttagttcaaaattttgaagtatgaactatgaactgaactagttcatgtagaaagtgaactttcccaacactgcctGCAGGCATGCGGGAGAAACACTACAGCGCATATTCAGTGGGCCGCATAGCACAGAAATAAACCTGAAAGCTTAGAAAATATTTTGCCGGATGCGCCACTGAGTAACTTTCATAGGAATGAACGGGGCTCCTCCCAAAGGAGGTACGCTTTCCAGATGCTTACTTTACCCCCTtgcttataatacatccatgaggtCCATATGATAACTTCCGCCCCTTTTCCGGCGCGATGCTGTGACGTGCGTTGCCTCGGTTGGTTACTTTTGTCATCTCGGCCACAAATTCCGTCTGTCTCCACCCAAGCTGCGCTGGAACATCAAATTACTCGGCACCGAGTTTGATAGAGAGACTGAATAAGTAacggatataaaaaaaagaagtctgcTATTTACGATTTACTAACCCTATGTTGTAGGACTAGCGTAGCGATTGAGAGAAGGACAATGAATGCTGAGCGATTGGTCGGAAGTAGAGGACAGTTTAATTTTATTAGCTTAGATATCAAGCACTATATTGGTGACGCTGAATGGGACacaacaggaaaaaaagacaggcAC
This window contains:
- the pkig gene encoding cAMP-dependent protein kinase inhibitor gamma; its protein translation is MMDVETSYSDFINCDRTGRRNAVPDIAGKGEAAASTSELTKDLEGMDLKAAEGDPGASPAPEAEGSTSQDAQGGGGPS